One window of Quercus robur chromosome 5, dhQueRobu3.1, whole genome shotgun sequence genomic DNA carries:
- the LOC126728655 gene encoding uncharacterized protein LOC126728655, with protein MCRAFLTTLKGPARVWFNRLTPSSINTFKELSAQFTSHFIGGHRYKRSTACLMSIKQREDEMLRAYITRFNKEALSIDEADDKILVAAFTSRLRKGKFLFSLYKNDPKTMTDVLNRATKYMNAEDALLARKEKPKKRERQEDTRQDRGRKVARTEDQRDEKRPRPPTGRFTNFTPLTAPIDQVLMQIKDEGALTFPGKLKGDPNKRPRDKYCRFHRDHGHDTANCYDLKQQIKAIIR; from the coding sequence atgtgtagggcattcctGACAACACTGAAGGGCCCTGCGAGGGTTTGGTTCAATAGATTGACACCAAGCTCCATCAATACTTTCAAGGAGTTGAGCGCCCAGTTCACCTCGCACTTTATAGGTGGACATCGGTACAAAAGGTCCACCGCGTGCTTAATGAGCatcaagcagcgagaagacgagATGCTGCGGGCCTACATAACTCGTTTCAACAAGGAAGCCCTTTCAATTGATGAAGCTGACGATAAGATACTCGTAGCTGCATTTACTAGCAGGCTACGGAAGGGTAAgttcttgttttctttatacaagAATGACCCGAAGACCATGACGGACGTGCTCAATAGGGCTACGAAAtacatgaatgcagaagatgcattGCTAGCCCGCAAGGAAAAGCCTAAGAAGAGGGAGAGGCAGGAGGACACGCGGCAAGATAGGGGGCGAAAGGTTGCTAGAACCGAAGATCAACGAGATGAAAAGCGCCCTAGACCCCCTACTGGAAGGTTCACCAATTTCACCCCATTAACCGCCCCGATCGATCAAGTCTTgatgcaaatcaaagatgaaGGAGCACTGACGTTCCCTGGTAAGTTAAAAggagatcccaacaaaaggCCAAGggacaagtattgtcgctttcACCGAGACCACGGGCACGACACAGCCAACTGCTACGACCTGAAGCAACAGATTAAGGCCATTATCAGATAA